The following are from one region of the Arachis duranensis cultivar V14167 chromosome 10, aradu.V14167.gnm2.J7QH, whole genome shotgun sequence genome:
- the LOC107470028 gene encoding uncharacterized protein LOC107470028 isoform X1 produces the protein MADDLSSIAKDVFLVKGLKNTTLIWRMVVLTLAMVCGVYICSICLKQIGIGTASKIGFLDIKIVDKPCPEPNIEPWEIPYVHYPNPKTYSREECACSPVRYFAILSMQRSGSGWFETFLNSHANISSNGEIFSVKARRSNMSTITETLDTIYNLDWVSSASKNECTAAVGLKWMLNQGLMQNHEQIAEYFRIHGVSVIFLFRRNLLRRMISVIANEYDRSAKTLNGTHKSHVHSPKEAEILAQYKPKLNSSILIQNLKQVSETTKKALEYFKSTRHILVYYEDVVKNRTKLMDVQDFLKVPRMELKTRQVKIHKGTLSSQVENWNDVEKALTGTPFENFLHEDYRR, from the exons ATGGCCGATGATCTATCTTCCATCGCCAAG GATGTTTTCCTTGTAAAGGGTTTGAAAAATACTACTTTGATATGGAGGATGGTCGTGTTGACCCTTGCTATGGTCTGTGGTGTGTATATATGTTCTATTTGTCTAAAGCAAATAGGCATAGGCACCGCCAGCAAGATTGGATTTTTAGATATCAAGATTGTTGACAAGCCGTGCCCGGAACCTAACATTGAACCTTGGGAGATTCCTTATGTTCACTACCCGAATCCCAAAACTTACAGCAG GGAGGAATGCGCTTGCAGCCCTGTGCGGTATTTCGCTATTCTGTCGATGCAGAGATCTGGGAGTGGATGGTTCGAGACATTTTTAAACAGTCATGCTAACATAAGCTCAAATGGGGAAATATTTTCAGTTAAGGCGAGGAGGAGTAATATGTCCACAATAACAGAGACGCTGGATACCATTTATAATCTAGACTGGGTCAGTAGCGCTTCAAAAAACGAGTGCACAGCTGCTGTTGGCTTGAAGTGGATGCTTAATCAG GGATTGATGCAGAATCATGAACAAATTGCTGAGTACTTCAGAATACATGGTGTTTCAGTCATATTTCTTTTCAGAAGGAATCTCTTGCGCCGGATGATTTCTGTAATTGCAAATGAGTACGATCGGAGTGCTAAGACATTAAATGGAACTCATAAATCCCATGTTCATTCGCCCAAGgag GCCGAAATACTTGCACAATACAAACCCAAACTCAATTCATCAATATTGATACAAAATTTGAAGCAAGTAAGCGAAACCACCAAGAAGGCTCTGGAGTATTTCAAGAGCACCAGACACATTCTCGTATATTACGAAGATGTCGTCAAGAACCGGACC AAATTAATGGATGTTCAGGATTTTCTGAAGGTTCCTCGCATGGAACTAAAGACACGTCAGGTTAAGATACATAAAGGAACCTTATCCAGCCAAGTCGAAAATTGGAACGATGTAGAGAAGGCACTCACCGGAACACCATTCGAGAATTTCCTCCATGAAGATTACCGTAGATAA
- the LOC107470028 gene encoding uncharacterized protein LOC107470028 isoform X2, with product MADDLSSIAKGLKNTTLIWRMVVLTLAMVCGVYICSICLKQIGIGTASKIGFLDIKIVDKPCPEPNIEPWEIPYVHYPNPKTYSREECACSPVRYFAILSMQRSGSGWFETFLNSHANISSNGEIFSVKARRSNMSTITETLDTIYNLDWVSSASKNECTAAVGLKWMLNQGLMQNHEQIAEYFRIHGVSVIFLFRRNLLRRMISVIANEYDRSAKTLNGTHKSHVHSPKEAEILAQYKPKLNSSILIQNLKQVSETTKKALEYFKSTRHILVYYEDVVKNRTKLMDVQDFLKVPRMELKTRQVKIHKGTLSSQVENWNDVEKALTGTPFENFLHEDYRR from the exons ATGGCCGATGATCTATCTTCCATCGCCAAG GGTTTGAAAAATACTACTTTGATATGGAGGATGGTCGTGTTGACCCTTGCTATGGTCTGTGGTGTGTATATATGTTCTATTTGTCTAAAGCAAATAGGCATAGGCACCGCCAGCAAGATTGGATTTTTAGATATCAAGATTGTTGACAAGCCGTGCCCGGAACCTAACATTGAACCTTGGGAGATTCCTTATGTTCACTACCCGAATCCCAAAACTTACAGCAG GGAGGAATGCGCTTGCAGCCCTGTGCGGTATTTCGCTATTCTGTCGATGCAGAGATCTGGGAGTGGATGGTTCGAGACATTTTTAAACAGTCATGCTAACATAAGCTCAAATGGGGAAATATTTTCAGTTAAGGCGAGGAGGAGTAATATGTCCACAATAACAGAGACGCTGGATACCATTTATAATCTAGACTGGGTCAGTAGCGCTTCAAAAAACGAGTGCACAGCTGCTGTTGGCTTGAAGTGGATGCTTAATCAG GGATTGATGCAGAATCATGAACAAATTGCTGAGTACTTCAGAATACATGGTGTTTCAGTCATATTTCTTTTCAGAAGGAATCTCTTGCGCCGGATGATTTCTGTAATTGCAAATGAGTACGATCGGAGTGCTAAGACATTAAATGGAACTCATAAATCCCATGTTCATTCGCCCAAGgag GCCGAAATACTTGCACAATACAAACCCAAACTCAATTCATCAATATTGATACAAAATTTGAAGCAAGTAAGCGAAACCACCAAGAAGGCTCTGGAGTATTTCAAGAGCACCAGACACATTCTCGTATATTACGAAGATGTCGTCAAGAACCGGACC AAATTAATGGATGTTCAGGATTTTCTGAAGGTTCCTCGCATGGAACTAAAGACACGTCAGGTTAAGATACATAAAGGAACCTTATCCAGCCAAGTCGAAAATTGGAACGATGTAGAGAAGGCACTCACCGGAACACCATTCGAGAATTTCCTCCATGAAGATTACCGTAGATAA